One region of Limnospira fusiformis SAG 85.79 genomic DNA includes:
- the pgsA gene encoding CDP-diacylglycerol--glycerol-3-phosphate 3-phosphatidyltransferase, whose protein sequence is MNLPTLITTSRLLGIPFILWTLEQPTPENRWLCLGIFIIVAATDWLDGYLARKLNQVTDLGKILDPLVDKLLVLAPLLALVEIGEIPAWGVFLILGRELAIAGWRVNQTQISGANLLGKIKTVVQIVAIALLIAPLSPIWETIAIGIFWLAVAITLISGLIYILPPIPSQQTPPNHSS, encoded by the coding sequence ATGAATTTACCCACATTAATCACCACCTCCCGTCTCTTAGGGATTCCCTTTATCTTGTGGACTTTAGAGCAACCGACCCCAGAAAATCGCTGGCTCTGTCTAGGTATTTTTATCATCGTCGCCGCCACCGATTGGCTAGATGGCTACCTAGCCAGAAAACTGAACCAAGTCACAGACCTAGGAAAAATCCTCGATCCTCTCGTAGATAAATTACTGGTATTAGCTCCCCTGTTAGCACTGGTAGAAATCGGCGAAATTCCCGCCTGGGGAGTGTTTCTGATTTTGGGGAGAGAATTAGCGATCGCTGGGTGGCGAGTTAATCAAACCCAAATTTCCGGAGCCAACCTGCTAGGAAAAATCAAGACCGTTGTGCAAATAGTCGCCATTGCTTTATTAATTGCTCCCCTTTCCCCCATTTGGGAAACAATTGCGATCGGCATATTTTGGCTCGCCGTAGCCATCACCTTAATTTCCGGTCTAATTTATATTTTACCCCCCATACCCAGCCAACAAACCCCCCCAAATCATTCTAGCTAA